The following proteins are co-located in the Blattabacterium sp. (Blatta orientalis) str. Tarazona genome:
- a CDS encoding bifunctional phosphoribosylanthranilate isomerase/tryptophan synthase subunit beta — MKFHIQEISNLFPDFLGFIYYPSSPRFVGYDFIPPKLKKGILKTGVFVNESKYNVLKISKEKKLDFVQLHGKESPFYCENLLKKGLKLIKTFSIEESFSFKKVKDYISLCDYFLFDTKTLSYGGSGKKFRWEKLYEYNFDVPFFLSGGLGKNDFDKIKNFFHSHSKMFGIDINSQFEIEPGKKNKYSSKQFYEKNKRIMKYLADKNGYYDSFGGAFIPEMLQGQIIELQTHYQKIIKSSEFQKSFKNILKNYVGRPTPLFFSKKYSDKYGGKIYLKREDLNHTGSHKINNTVGQTLLAKILGKKKIIAETGAGQHGVATATTCALMNLECMIFIGEKDMERQSSNVLRMKALGAKVIPVLSGDKTLKDAVNEAIRFWINHSECYYLIGSTIGPHPYPQMVADFQSIISEEIKKQLEEKEGCEFPNYIIACIGGGSNAAGSFYHFLDHDFVNLIAVEAAGLGVHTKKTAASIHCGTKGVLHGSMTFLLQNKDGQVLPTYSISAGLDYPGIGPMHANLFLKKRVNFLHATDEEALQAGYDLIRLEGIIPALESAHALAALKKIPSKINDVIIVNLSGRGDKDINVYNKFFDKYSKYEQTT, encoded by the coding sequence ATGAAATTTCATATACAAGAAATATCTAATTTATTTCCAGATTTTTTAGGTTTTATTTATTATCCTAGTTCTCCTAGATTTGTAGGATATGATTTCATTCCTCCAAAATTAAAAAAAGGAATATTGAAAACGGGAGTTTTCGTGAATGAATCAAAATACAATGTATTAAAAATTAGTAAAGAAAAAAAATTGGACTTTGTTCAATTACATGGAAAAGAGAGTCCTTTTTATTGTGAAAATCTGTTAAAAAAAGGCTTAAAATTAATAAAAACCTTTAGTATAGAAGAATCTTTTTCCTTCAAAAAGGTTAAAGATTATATATCCTTATGTGATTATTTTTTATTTGATACTAAAACCCTATCCTATGGAGGAAGTGGAAAAAAATTCAGATGGGAAAAATTATATGAATATAATTTTGATGTTCCATTTTTTTTAAGTGGTGGTTTAGGAAAGAATGATTTTGATAAGATTAAAAATTTTTTTCATTCGCATTCTAAAATGTTTGGAATTGATATTAATAGTCAATTTGAAATAGAGCCAGGAAAAAAAAATAAATATAGCAGTAAACAGTTTTATGAAAAAAATAAGAGAATAATGAAATACTTAGCAGATAAAAATGGATATTACGACTCATTTGGAGGAGCTTTTATTCCTGAAATGTTACAAGGACAAATAATTGAATTACAAACTCATTATCAAAAAATTATTAAAAGTTCAGAATTTCAAAAATCATTTAAAAATATATTAAAGAATTACGTAGGAAGACCTACTCCTTTATTTTTTAGTAAAAAATATTCCGATAAATATGGAGGTAAAATTTATCTTAAAAGAGAAGATTTAAATCATACGGGATCCCATAAAATTAACAATACGGTAGGTCAAACCTTATTAGCTAAGATATTAGGGAAAAAAAAAATTATTGCTGAAACCGGTGCAGGACAACATGGAGTAGCAACAGCTACTACTTGTGCTTTAATGAATTTAGAATGTATGATTTTTATTGGCGAGAAAGATATGGAACGTCAATCTTCTAATGTGTTACGAATGAAGGCTCTTGGAGCTAAAGTTATTCCAGTTCTTAGTGGAGATAAAACACTTAAAGATGCAGTTAATGAAGCTATTCGTTTTTGGATCAATCATTCAGAATGTTATTATTTAATAGGATCCACAATAGGTCCTCATCCGTATCCTCAAATGGTTGCCGATTTTCAATCGATTATAAGCGAAGAAATAAAGAAACAATTAGAAGAGAAAGAAGGATGTGAATTTCCAAATTATATTATCGCTTGTATAGGTGGAGGAAGTAATGCCGCGGGATCTTTCTATCATTTTTTAGATCATGATTTCGTAAATCTCATTGCAGTGGAAGCTGCTGGTTTAGGAGTACATACAAAAAAGACAGCTGCTTCTATACATTGCGGAACTAAAGGAGTATTACATGGAAGTATGACCTTTCTTTTACAGAATAAAGACGGTCAGGTACTTCCTACTTATTCTATATCAGCTGGTTTAGATTATCCAGGAATAGGGCCTATGCATGCAAATCTTTTTTTAAAAAAACGTGTAAATTTTTTACATGCTACAGATGAAGAAGCTTTGCAAGCAGGATATGACTTGATCCGATTAGAAGGAATTATTCCTGCATTGGAAAGTGCTCATGCATTAGCTGCATTAAAAAAAATTCCGTCTAAAATAAACGATGTGATTATTGTTAATTTATCGGGAAGAGGAGATAAGGATATTAATGTCTATAATAAATTTTTTGATAAGTATTCTAAATATGAACAAACTACATAA
- the trpA gene encoding tryptophan synthase subunit alpha has translation MNKLHKFFELKKKNILCIYFTAGYPTISSTEKIVTTLQDLPVDLIEIGIPYSDPLADGIVIQNSNKISLKNGMNISLLFSQIKKIKDSIRTPIILMGYYNQFYQFGEEKFLKESNESGVSGLIFPDLPVNVFVEKYQKMFKKHLLSMIFLITPKTDPDRISLLSEITDGFLYLISSNSVTGEPIPFGEKQISYFKRIQKLSTHVPKLIGFGIRDKKTFEISCQYANGGIIGSSFIQSLNKTRLESSIREYIKSILG, from the coding sequence ATGAACAAACTACATAAATTTTTTGAATTAAAAAAGAAAAATATATTGTGCATTTATTTCACAGCAGGTTATCCAACCATAAGTAGTACAGAAAAAATAGTAACTACTTTACAGGATCTTCCTGTAGATTTAATTGAAATAGGGATTCCTTATTCGGATCCTTTAGCAGATGGAATAGTCATTCAAAATAGTAATAAAATTTCGTTAAAAAATGGAATGAATATTTCTTTGTTATTTTCACAAATAAAAAAGATTAAAGATTCTATAAGAACCCCTATTATTCTTATGGGGTATTACAATCAGTTTTATCAATTTGGAGAAGAAAAGTTTTTAAAAGAAAGTAATGAATCAGGGGTATCTGGACTAATTTTTCCAGATTTACCTGTCAATGTTTTTGTAGAAAAATATCAAAAAATGTTTAAAAAACATTTGTTATCTATGATCTTCTTGATTACACCAAAAACAGATCCAGATAGAATTTCCTTATTAAGTGAAATAACCGATGGTTTTTTATATTTAATTTCTTCTAATTCTGTAACTGGAGAGCCCATTCCTTTTGGAGAAAAGCAAATTTCCTATTTTAAGAGAATACAAAAACTTTCTACACATGTACCTAAATTAATTGGATTTGGAATAAGAGATAAAAAAACCTTTGAAATTTCATGTCAATATGCAAATGGAGGAATAATAGGAAGTTCTTTCATTCAATCATTAAATAAAACTAGATTGGAATCTAGTATTCGAGAATATATAAAATCTATTTTAGGGTAG
- a CDS encoding YggS family pyridoxal phosphate-dependent enzyme — MKGLECRFFSIKKSIPKNIKILAVSKNQNISSIEKLYQIGHRDFGENYVQEMIKKYQKLPKDIHWHMIGGIQKNKLKYIVPFIHLIHSVQNIEHLQIINKEAFKHNRVIKCLLQIKICNEKNKTGITNQEADNIMNNDIYHHMKNVKIIGLMGMASLHGSTQKIKQEFYSLKKLYNEYQRKYQHHILSMGMSNDYPIAIEYGSTHIRLGTSLFGKRKLP; from the coding sequence ATGAAAGGTCTTGAATGTAGATTTTTTTCCATCAAAAAATCCATCCCTAAAAACATTAAAATTTTAGCTGTATCTAAAAACCAAAATATCTCTTCCATAGAGAAATTATATCAAATAGGACATAGAGATTTTGGAGAAAATTATGTTCAAGAAATGATCAAAAAATATCAAAAATTACCGAAAGATATTCATTGGCATATGATTGGAGGAATTCAGAAAAACAAATTGAAATACATAGTTCCTTTCATTCATCTCATCCATAGTGTTCAAAACATAGAACATCTTCAAATAATTAATAAAGAAGCTTTTAAACATAATCGTGTAATAAAATGTCTATTACAAATAAAAATTTGTAATGAAAAAAATAAAACTGGCATAACAAATCAAGAAGCAGATAATATCATGAATAATGATATTTATCATCATATGAAAAATGTAAAAATTATTGGATTAATGGGGATGGCTTCTCTTCATGGTTCTACTCAAAAAATAAAACAGGAATTTTATTCTTTAAAAAAATTATATAATGAATATCAAAGAAAATACCAACATCATATTCTATCCATGGGAATGAGTAATGATTATCCCATAGCTATAGAATATGGAAGCACCCATATTCGGTTAGGGACATCTCTTTTTGGAAAAAGAAAACTACCCTAA